From one Paenibacillus terrae HPL-003 genomic stretch:
- a CDS encoding DUF1700 domain-containing protein: protein MNRKQFLTEVEQRLSPLPAEERNELLGDLSQHFDYGLVNGKSEAEIASELGNPEDIAREALDDPNATWNTSPPPLLQGSFARNLFTFLGLLFLNLLISIPVFASLWAVWVSLAAVAVSFIVAPLLAVADYALNSNLYPAKFFFSIMLTGIGLLLLPGVRYLLNLLVRGTVRYWKWNQTTLRGANE, encoded by the coding sequence ATGAATAGAAAACAGTTTCTTACAGAGGTGGAGCAACGTCTCTCCCCTCTCCCCGCAGAGGAACGTAATGAGCTGCTTGGTGATTTAAGCCAGCATTTTGACTATGGGTTGGTGAATGGAAAAAGTGAGGCCGAAATTGCCAGCGAACTGGGCAACCCCGAGGATATCGCTCGCGAAGCACTGGATGATCCCAATGCAACCTGGAATACTTCCCCTCCTCCGCTTCTCCAGGGAAGCTTCGCACGCAATCTATTTACTTTCTTAGGGCTGTTGTTTCTCAATTTGTTAATCTCCATTCCTGTCTTTGCTTCTTTGTGGGCGGTATGGGTTTCGTTGGCCGCAGTAGCGGTCAGCTTCATAGTGGCCCCCCTTCTCGCAGTCGCAGATTATGCGCTGAACAGCAACCTTTATCCCGCTAAATTCTTTTTTTCCATCATGTTGACCGGGATTGGCCTATTGCTGCTGCCTGGAGTACGCTACCTTCTGAACCTTCTAGTCAGAGGTACGGTTCGATACTGGAAATGGAATCAGACTACCCTGAGGGGAGCTAACGAGTAA
- a CDS encoding glycoside hydrolase family 3 C-terminal domain-containing protein yields the protein MSHETTDLEYLFQNPKLHLDERVRDLVSRLTLEEKIESMLQYQPAIERLGVAAYKHGTEAAHGIAWLGEATSFPQPVGLACTWDTELMRQVGSVISDEARVYYRRDPVLNGLTLWAPTVDMERDPRWGRNEEAYGEDPYLTGELAKELVKGIQGDHPVYLKAVATLKHFLGNNNEVDRGSDSSSIDPRNLREYYLKAFEKPFTEGKAQSMMTSYNLINGTPATLYHGVNDIVRDEWGMDGFVVSDAGDVMGIVKDHQYYDSHTPGVAESIRAGIDSITDDADLSKQAIRDALVQGMLQETDLDQALFHTFRVRFRLGEFDPATDNPYALIGEEALMTEQARELSLRAAREQIVLLKNERSLLPLDPAGCGKVAVIGALGNEVYRDWYSGTFPYFVTPLEAIRAKLETKDAQDRVVYRDAKDRVIFAAAADGAKLTVDSSGDMRLSHDAEPTVLTVNDWGYGSVTLTDERLGTYVTSDEETLCVTASEAYGWYVKEVFGLTPVEKGERLWTTWNGKPVITGTEGSLKVTEATNQDHTTFRVETVSDGLVEAIAAAQAADTAIVFVGNHPLINGKEENDRPGLELAASQQRLIEEVYRANPNTIVVLTGSYPFAIPWVQEHIPAIVYTSHAGQEHGTAVADVLFGDYAPAGRLNMTWYQAEDQLGDIKDYDIIRGGRTYQYFEGEPLYAFGHGLTYSPFEYSRLRTDAQAPDPSDSSVPEGRVNSCGALDATDTLNVWVDVTNRGIAAGEEVVQLYVRPGASRVKRALKTLCGFQRIRLEPGETRTISFTIRVKDWAIWDVTRDRYCLEAGEYTLLAGTSSADIRLEHPVNVRGEVIPPRQAGQSIRAENFDDCSHIMLDESKEQKEACVCPRSPQRLGWIAFHGIELDTVSTVELQCRVLGSSSDAAIELRLDTPDSEVAARINVGHTGGAQAWMTLSEVLGPVSGSRDVYLWLSGEVRLSYFTLSACATGDSSLQA from the coding sequence ATGAGTCATGAAACAACGGATTTAGAATATCTTTTTCAAAATCCGAAGCTTCATCTGGACGAACGTGTACGGGATTTGGTATCTCGGCTAACCTTGGAGGAAAAGATTGAATCCATGCTGCAATATCAGCCGGCTATTGAACGATTGGGGGTCGCCGCATACAAGCACGGTACGGAAGCAGCACATGGTATAGCCTGGCTAGGAGAGGCGACTTCATTTCCGCAGCCTGTGGGGTTGGCCTGTACGTGGGATACGGAACTGATGCGACAAGTCGGCTCGGTTATTTCGGATGAAGCGCGTGTATACTACCGCCGTGATCCGGTGCTAAACGGACTGACGTTATGGGCACCAACCGTAGATATGGAGCGTGATCCGCGCTGGGGGCGCAACGAGGAAGCGTATGGAGAAGACCCGTATTTGACGGGAGAACTGGCAAAGGAATTGGTCAAAGGCATACAGGGCGATCATCCGGTATATTTGAAAGCGGTTGCGACATTAAAGCATTTCCTCGGAAACAATAACGAGGTGGACCGGGGAAGTGATTCCTCCAGCATAGATCCGCGAAACCTTCGTGAATACTATCTGAAAGCCTTCGAGAAGCCTTTTACGGAAGGCAAAGCCCAGTCCATGATGACCTCTTATAACCTGATTAATGGAACGCCTGCGACGTTGTATCACGGTGTTAATGATATTGTCAGGGACGAATGGGGAATGGACGGCTTTGTCGTCAGCGATGCTGGTGATGTGATGGGAATCGTAAAGGACCATCAGTATTATGACTCCCACACACCGGGTGTGGCTGAATCTATTCGCGCGGGGATCGACAGCATTACGGATGATGCGGATTTGTCCAAGCAGGCCATTCGTGATGCCTTGGTGCAAGGAATGCTGCAAGAAACGGACCTGGATCAGGCGTTGTTCCATACATTTCGTGTCCGCTTTCGTCTGGGGGAATTTGATCCGGCGACAGACAATCCCTATGCCTTGATCGGGGAAGAGGCCCTGATGACAGAGCAAGCCCGTGAACTGTCGTTGCGTGCAGCGAGAGAGCAGATCGTACTGTTGAAAAATGAGCGTTCGCTCCTGCCGCTGGACCCTGCGGGGTGCGGCAAGGTGGCGGTGATCGGGGCTCTCGGCAATGAGGTGTACCGCGACTGGTATTCCGGTACATTTCCATATTTTGTGACACCGCTTGAAGCGATTCGTGCCAAGCTGGAAACCAAAGACGCGCAGGATCGCGTCGTATACCGCGATGCCAAGGATCGCGTGATCTTCGCGGCGGCGGCTGATGGAGCGAAGCTTACAGTTGATTCTTCCGGTGACATGCGGTTGTCCCATGATGCCGAACCAACGGTTTTGACCGTGAACGATTGGGGCTACGGCAGCGTCACGTTGACCGACGAGCGCCTGGGTACCTATGTGACGAGCGATGAGGAAACGCTTTGTGTGACAGCTTCGGAAGCGTATGGCTGGTATGTCAAAGAAGTCTTTGGACTTACTCCTGTTGAAAAGGGGGAGCGTCTGTGGACGACATGGAACGGCAAGCCTGTGATCACAGGGACGGAGGGATCATTGAAGGTAACGGAAGCCACTAACCAAGACCATACAACATTCCGGGTAGAGACGGTGTCGGATGGTTTAGTGGAAGCGATAGCCGCCGCCCAAGCGGCAGATACGGCGATTGTATTCGTCGGCAATCACCCGCTGATTAACGGCAAGGAAGAGAATGACCGTCCGGGCTTGGAGCTGGCAGCTTCCCAGCAGCGGCTCATCGAGGAAGTGTATCGGGCTAACCCGAATACGATCGTGGTTCTGACGGGCAGCTATCCGTTTGCCATTCCTTGGGTACAGGAGCATATTCCAGCGATCGTGTACACGTCTCATGCCGGGCAAGAGCATGGCACGGCAGTAGCGGATGTGCTGTTTGGGGATTACGCGCCAGCGGGTCGTTTGAATATGACATGGTACCAGGCAGAGGATCAACTGGGTGATATCAAAGATTACGATATTATTCGCGGCGGACGTACCTATCAATATTTTGAAGGTGAACCTTTATACGCGTTCGGCCACGGTTTGACGTATTCGCCATTTGAGTACAGCCGTCTGCGCACAGATGCCCAAGCGCCCGACCCAAGCGACAGTTCCGTCCCCGAAGGTCGTGTGAACTCTTGTGGTGCCCTAGATGCCACGGATACCCTGAATGTATGGGTGGACGTTACGAATCGGGGCATAGCTGCGGGGGAGGAGGTTGTACAGCTATATGTACGGCCCGGAGCTTCGCGAGTAAAGCGAGCGTTGAAGACATTGTGTGGATTTCAACGTATCCGCTTGGAGCCGGGAGAGACGCGAACGATTTCTTTTACAATACGAGTGAAGGATTGGGCGATTTGGGATGTCACACGGGATCGCTATTGCCTTGAAGCTGGCGAGTACACCTTGCTGGCAGGCACTTCTTCAGCGGATATCCGGCTGGAGCACCCTGTGAACGTTCGAGGCGAAGTCATTCCGCCCCGGCAAGCCGGACAAAGCATTCGCGCTGAAAACTTTGATGATTGTTCCCATATCATGCTGGATGAAAGCAAGGAGCAAAAGGAGGCCTGTGTATGTCCGCGTTCACCTCAACGTCTCGGCTGGATTGCCTTTCATGGCATAGAATTAGATACGGTGAGCACGGTTGAACTTCAATGCCGCGTGTTAGGCAGTAGCAGCGATGCAGCAATTGAGCTTCGCTTGGATACGCCGGACAGCGAAGTTGCAGCACGTATAAACGTTGGTCATACGGGAGGAGCGCAAGCATGGATGACGCTTTCCGAAGTATTGGGTCCAGTCTCAGGTTCACGTGATGTGTACCTGTGGCTGAGTGGCGAAGTGCGGCTAAGTTATTTTACTTTGAGCGCTTGTGCTACAGGAGATTCCAGCCTTCAGGCTTGA
- a CDS encoding anaerobic ribonucleoside triphosphate reductase: MKVLEEHQLYSIGERVIGAQDLDMLRENANLNGESFSGKMSKLGSEYAKWYARLRVLPPVLTDAIDHGYVYVHDLDQYALGTTNCIFIPFGRLLRDGFNTGNGSVRTPQTIMSAMALVAIIFQSQQNSQFGGVSANKIDWDLAPFVARSFRKHLRKGLRLFGEEIEPALPDDELHIASSLLHEVCPRSYAFAREETESETRQAAESLIHNLNTMSSRAGGQIPFTSLNYGMCTSAEGRLVTQSLLEATIRGLGSGETPIFPQHIFQCKKGINQAEGDINYDLFLRAVECSSKRMYPNFVNVDATFNLPFYRADDPDTIIATMGCRTRTIADRFGRNRQSGKGNLSFNTINLVRLGIEYGICTGKRKTPDRDGFDTRLEEVMRIAVDGLIHRYLIQTSQPAKASDFMMREGVWEGGEKLEPDEKVGNVLKHGTLSVGFIGLAECMKALYGKHHGEDDAVYREAQRIIASMRVYCDRMSELHDLNITLFATPAEGLSGKFTLLDQRDFGIIPEVNDREYYTNSFHIPVYYTLPAARKISLEAPFHNLCNAGAISYIELDGNARNNPEAFLKIVQYALHQNIGYFSINHPVDRCTECGYEGIIGTSCPECGADEEHTHFQRLRRVTGYLTGDYTVRFNAAKQAEVRDRVKHR; the protein is encoded by the coding sequence ATGAAAGTGTTGGAGGAACATCAATTATACAGCATCGGCGAGCGGGTCATTGGGGCACAAGACTTGGACATGCTGCGGGAGAATGCTAATTTGAATGGAGAGTCGTTCAGTGGAAAAATGAGTAAGCTCGGCTCCGAGTATGCCAAATGGTATGCGCGACTACGTGTGCTTCCTCCTGTACTGACAGACGCTATCGACCACGGATATGTGTATGTTCACGATTTGGACCAATATGCGCTCGGGACTACGAACTGTATCTTTATTCCTTTTGGCCGCTTGTTGCGAGATGGTTTTAATACAGGCAACGGCTCTGTGCGCACACCACAAACCATTATGTCTGCAATGGCATTGGTAGCTATCATATTCCAATCTCAGCAAAACAGCCAATTTGGAGGTGTCTCTGCCAATAAAATAGATTGGGACCTTGCTCCTTTCGTGGCCCGGTCCTTCCGCAAGCATCTACGCAAGGGCCTCCGTCTGTTCGGAGAAGAAATAGAACCCGCCCTGCCTGATGACGAATTACATATAGCCAGCAGCCTATTACATGAGGTCTGCCCTCGTTCATACGCATTCGCACGGGAAGAAACGGAGTCGGAAACCCGACAGGCCGCCGAATCACTTATTCATAACCTGAATACTATGAGCAGTCGGGCAGGTGGGCAAATTCCGTTCACATCACTGAATTACGGTATGTGTACATCTGCTGAAGGACGACTTGTTACGCAATCATTGCTGGAGGCCACTATTCGTGGCTTGGGCAGCGGGGAAACCCCTATTTTCCCACAGCATATTTTCCAATGCAAAAAAGGAATTAATCAGGCCGAAGGCGATATCAACTATGACTTGTTCTTGCGGGCAGTAGAATGCTCCAGCAAACGGATGTATCCCAATTTTGTCAATGTGGATGCTACCTTCAACCTGCCCTTTTACCGTGCAGATGATCCGGATACCATTATTGCGACGATGGGCTGCCGTACCCGCACCATTGCTGATCGTTTCGGCAGAAACCGTCAAAGCGGCAAGGGGAATCTCTCATTCAACACCATTAATCTGGTGCGTCTTGGCATTGAGTACGGTATTTGCACAGGCAAGCGCAAGACACCTGACCGAGATGGCTTTGATACCAGACTGGAAGAGGTTATGCGCATTGCCGTGGACGGACTGATCCATCGCTACCTTATACAGACCAGCCAGCCTGCGAAAGCCTCAGACTTTATGATGCGCGAAGGGGTATGGGAAGGTGGAGAAAAGCTGGAGCCTGATGAAAAAGTGGGCAACGTACTGAAGCACGGTACGCTGTCGGTCGGGTTTATCGGGTTGGCCGAATGCATGAAGGCACTGTATGGCAAGCACCACGGAGAGGATGACGCTGTATACCGTGAAGCACAGCGAATCATAGCTTCTATGCGTGTCTACTGCGACCGTATGAGTGAATTGCATGATCTTAACATTACACTGTTCGCTACGCCTGCCGAGGGTCTATCCGGCAAGTTCACGTTGCTGGATCAGCGTGATTTCGGAATTATTCCCGAGGTAAATGATCGAGAATACTACACGAACTCTTTCCACATTCCTGTGTATTACACGCTCCCGGCTGCCCGTAAAATCAGTCTCGAAGCCCCATTTCATAATCTGTGTAACGCTGGTGCGATTTCGTACATCGAGCTGGATGGTAATGCGCGAAATAACCCGGAGGCGTTTCTTAAAATTGTACAATACGCGCTCCATCAGAACATTGGGTACTTCTCCATCAATCATCCGGTAGACCGCTGCACGGAATGCGGCTACGAAGGCATTATCGGGACAAGCTGTCCCGAATGCGGTGCTGATGAAGAACATACGCATTTTCAGCGCTTACGTCGGGTAACCGGATATCTGACAGGTGATTATACCGTTCGCTTCAACGCCGCGAAGCAGGCTGAGGTACGTGACCGGGTGAAGCATCGGTGA
- the metE gene encoding 5-methyltetrahydropteroyltriglutamate--homocysteine S-methyltransferase, translating into MSFTELPELSGLISSNLGYPRIGGNREWKKALERFWNGSMDESELHTEMKRLRLEHLSKQRDKGIDRIPVGDFSYYDHMLDTSVMFGLVPERFNYRPDGPIPLSVYFGIARGQKGATASEMTKWLNTNYHYIVPELANATPVFTENKPLQAYREAKQELGIEGKPVMIGPYSFVALSKGYDRKDLAAIIRSFLPLYTRVLSELAAEGVQWVQVDEPVLTTSFPAEDLDIIQEAYEALAQAAPSLNIVLQTYFGSLDHYERLSTLPVQGIGLDFVHDDGENLQHVLRHGFPAGKTLAAGVIDGRNIWRSDLNAVAALLGQLAEQTTAAQLIVQPSCSLLHVPVSLEAEHKLDRELVQALAFADEKLEEIAALTAALGKREPLALAKLEQSADAVARFNGSAARVQTVADMAALLAKEPQSRSIPFAERRVIQQDKLKLPPLPTTTIGSFPQTAEVRKARLHYRKGEWSAEQYQTFIQQQIKEWIDIQEDIGIDVLVHGEFERTDMVEFFGEKLKGFAFTQNGWVQSYGSRCVKPPIIYGDVSFDQPMTVEETAFAQSLTSKPVKGMLTGPVTILNWSFERNDIPRSQVALQLALALRAEVEALEKAGIGMIQVDEPAIREGLPLKKEQQQAYLAWAVQAFLVTTATVEPATQIHTHMCYSEFQDMIQSISDMDADVISIETSRSHGELIVSFEDQVYDKGIGLGVYDIHSPRIPDVSEMLSMIQRALRVLPSDLFWVNPDCGLKTRTKDESIAALRQMVLAAQAARDSLAVSS; encoded by the coding sequence ATGTCATTTACCGAATTGCCTGAGTTGTCCGGCTTGATCAGCAGTAACCTGGGATATCCGCGTATCGGAGGAAACCGGGAATGGAAGAAAGCACTGGAGCGCTTCTGGAACGGCAGCATGGATGAAAGCGAATTGCATACCGAGATGAAACGATTGCGCTTGGAGCATCTGAGCAAGCAGCGCGACAAGGGGATTGATCGAATTCCTGTTGGAGACTTTTCTTATTATGATCACATGCTTGATACATCCGTGATGTTCGGTCTGGTGCCGGAACGGTTCAACTACCGTCCCGATGGGCCTATTCCTCTATCCGTCTATTTCGGGATAGCCCGTGGACAAAAGGGGGCCACCGCCAGTGAAATGACCAAATGGCTGAATACCAATTACCACTACATCGTACCGGAATTGGCGAATGCAACCCCGGTGTTCACCGAGAACAAGCCGTTACAGGCTTATCGTGAAGCGAAACAGGAGCTGGGTATTGAAGGTAAACCCGTTATGATCGGTCCTTATTCGTTCGTTGCCCTATCCAAAGGCTATGACCGCAAGGATTTGGCCGCCATCATACGAAGCTTCCTGCCACTGTACACCCGTGTCCTGTCTGAGCTAGCTGCGGAAGGCGTTCAGTGGGTGCAGGTAGATGAGCCTGTCTTGACCACTTCATTCCCGGCAGAGGATTTGGACATTATTCAGGAGGCCTATGAGGCTCTGGCCCAAGCTGCTCCATCCTTAAATATCGTGCTGCAAACCTACTTTGGCAGTCTGGATCATTATGAGCGCCTGTCCACGCTTCCTGTACAGGGAATAGGTCTTGATTTTGTGCATGATGATGGCGAAAACCTGCAGCATGTGCTCCGGCATGGCTTCCCAGCAGGGAAAACGCTGGCCGCTGGTGTTATTGACGGGCGTAATATATGGCGCTCGGATCTGAACGCCGTAGCTGCGCTGCTTGGACAACTGGCGGAGCAAACCACTGCTGCACAGCTCATCGTGCAGCCATCATGCAGTCTGCTGCATGTGCCAGTCAGTCTGGAAGCAGAGCACAAGCTGGACCGAGAGCTGGTGCAAGCGTTGGCCTTTGCCGATGAAAAGCTGGAAGAAATCGCAGCTTTGACCGCTGCACTTGGCAAACGCGAACCCTTGGCACTTGCCAAGCTTGAGCAGAGTGCGGACGCGGTAGCCCGTTTCAACGGCTCGGCGGCACGAGTACAGACCGTGGCCGATATGGCGGCTCTACTGGCGAAAGAGCCGCAGTCACGCAGCATTCCCTTCGCTGAGCGTCGTGTGATCCAGCAGGACAAGCTGAAGCTGCCTCCACTGCCTACGACGACGATTGGCAGCTTCCCGCAAACCGCCGAGGTTCGCAAAGCCCGTCTGCACTATCGCAAAGGGGAATGGTCTGCCGAGCAGTATCAGACGTTCATTCAGCAGCAAATTAAGGAATGGATTGATATTCAGGAGGACATTGGCATTGATGTGCTTGTACACGGGGAATTTGAGCGGACAGACATGGTTGAATTTTTTGGCGAAAAGCTGAAAGGCTTTGCCTTTACACAAAACGGGTGGGTGCAGTCCTACGGCTCCCGGTGTGTTAAACCGCCGATTATATACGGAGATGTGTCGTTCGATCAACCCATGACCGTGGAAGAAACGGCCTTCGCCCAATCGTTGACCTCCAAGCCAGTCAAAGGAATGCTGACAGGTCCAGTAACGATTCTGAACTGGTCCTTCGAACGTAATGATATTCCTCGCAGTCAGGTTGCTTTACAGTTAGCGCTGGCCCTGCGGGCAGAGGTAGAAGCACTGGAAAAAGCGGGGATTGGCATGATTCAGGTCGATGAACCCGCGATCCGTGAAGGGCTTCCGCTGAAAAAAGAACAGCAGCAGGCCTATCTGGCGTGGGCGGTTCAAGCCTTCCTTGTTACAACAGCAACCGTTGAACCCGCCACCCAAATCCATACGCATATGTGCTACTCCGAATTTCAGGATATGATCCAATCCATCTCCGATATGGATGCCGACGTCATTTCTATTGAAACCTCGCGTAGCCACGGAGAACTGATTGTCAGCTTTGAGGATCAAGTGTATGACAAAGGCATCGGTCTGGGCGTATATGATATCCATAGCCCGCGCATTCCCGATGTGTCAGAAATGCTGAGTATGATACAGCGTGCCCTACGCGTACTGCCTTCTGATTTATTTTGGGTCAATCCAGACTGCGGCCTGAAAACCCGCACCAAGGATGAATCCATCGCCGCATTGCGGCAAATGGTGCTGGCTGCTCAAGCAGCCAGAGATTCGTTGGCGGTATCTAGCTAA
- the nrdG gene encoding anaerobic ribonucleoside-triphosphate reductase activating protein, translating into MNLCGYIPESLNEGHGLRTVVFISGCRHACPGCFNPSSWSFRAGEPFTLERQQEVIRDIADNPLLDGLTLCGGDPFFSASECSQFVRDFRATCPDRTVWAYTGFDYEELLTDQARRELALLCDVIVDGPFVEQQKDLTLPFRGSRNQRLVDVKASIQAGSIVTLA; encoded by the coding sequence GTGAATTTGTGCGGCTACATTCCGGAATCTCTGAACGAAGGGCATGGCCTGCGTACCGTCGTGTTCATTAGCGGTTGCCGCCATGCCTGCCCCGGCTGCTTCAATCCCTCGTCATGGAGTTTCCGCGCAGGTGAACCGTTCACACTGGAGCGACAGCAGGAAGTCATCCGTGACATCGCAGATAATCCACTGCTGGACGGGTTAACCCTTTGCGGCGGAGACCCTTTTTTCTCGGCATCGGAATGCTCGCAGTTTGTGCGCGACTTCCGCGCAACCTGCCCTGACCGAACCGTGTGGGCCTATACGGGCTTTGACTATGAGGAGTTGCTTACGGATCAGGCCCGCCGGGAGCTGGCGCTGCTATGCGATGTGATTGTGGACGGCCCTTTTGTAGAACAGCAAAAGGATCTGACCCTTCCCTTCCGAGGCAGCCGCAATCAACGACTGGTGGATGTGAAGGCCAGCATTCAGGCAGGATCTATAGTTACATTAGCCTAA
- a CDS encoding DUF6985 domain-containing protein encodes MNWERWYMELDQDDETWEVSEEVVLRGTVQLHFCGQDSEAEIEFIVSADSEEEAQSIREPKQEQKKTWEQYMAHGPDIHPRVLEAIHHYYADVVEKYRNAYTSWGEDPDEYAPYVERSEQLLKRLHLVSILIPDTTEEDELYLNFSCSWDREHGLGVHMKQGTPEHIQGAYTLYDLE; translated from the coding sequence ATGAATTGGGAACGCTGGTATATGGAGCTGGATCAGGATGATGAGACTTGGGAAGTATCAGAGGAAGTCGTGCTTCGGGGCACGGTACAACTCCATTTTTGCGGACAGGACTCGGAGGCAGAGATAGAGTTTATTGTGTCCGCCGATTCCGAGGAAGAAGCACAGTCCATAAGAGAGCCTAAGCAGGAGCAAAAAAAGACATGGGAGCAATATATGGCACATGGGCCAGACATTCATCCTCGTGTGCTGGAAGCGATACACCATTACTATGCAGATGTAGTGGAAAAGTACCGGAACGCTTATACCTCATGGGGAGAAGACCCGGATGAATATGCGCCTTATGTGGAACGCTCGGAACAACTGCTGAAACGGTTACACCTGGTGTCTATACTGATTCCTGACACAACGGAAGAGGATGAGCTGTATTTGAATTTTAGCTGTTCCTGGGATAGAGAGCATGGCTTGGGTGTACATATGAAGCAGGGAACACCCGAGCATATTCAAGGGGCATACACATTATATGATTTGGAATAG
- a CDS encoding AbrB/MazE/SpoVT family DNA-binding domain-containing protein gives MKNTGMTRPLDQLGRIVLPKEMRTTMDINIGDSLEFFVNEEGFVLRKYTGVSCKFCGAVDHLTYFRDSFICADCIQVLKTEENVHPTSTEAIQAQEHTKPVRNHTTWQPKQSRVQQGEMVKKLRKLIQEHPNLPQKVYAEMLDISQGRVSQLKKLL, from the coding sequence ATGAAAAATACCGGAATGACAAGGCCTCTGGATCAATTGGGGCGAATCGTGCTTCCCAAGGAAATGCGCACCACGATGGATATCAATATTGGTGATTCGCTCGAATTTTTCGTGAATGAAGAAGGGTTTGTATTAAGGAAATATACAGGTGTATCCTGCAAATTTTGCGGCGCAGTTGATCATTTGACTTATTTTCGTGATAGCTTTATTTGCGCCGATTGCATTCAGGTATTAAAAACAGAGGAAAATGTACATCCCACCAGCACCGAAGCCATCCAGGCTCAAGAACATACCAAGCCGGTTCGTAACCATACGACCTGGCAGCCTAAACAATCCAGAGTGCAGCAAGGAGAAATGGTAAAAAAGCTCCGAAAGCTGATTCAGGAACATCCCAACCTGCCACAAAAGGTGTATGCCGAAATGCTCGATATCTCACAAGGCCGGGTGTCCCAACTGAAAAAGCTGCTTTAA
- a CDS encoding Rrf2 family transcriptional regulator: MNSEKRLRTATPRWLGVAVKALVYLEKHGELCASGSIARSIDCEVTLVRRVLTRLVQAELIAAREGREGGYVLTRSADHITLADIYHAIEICDPIFPGMMHEPETNPFCEELATAVSEIVVESERRMLEVWESHTLASLAKRTTLVVGSCPSEGEDTKASSKGD, encoded by the coding sequence TTGAATAGTGAGAAAAGACTACGCACCGCAACGCCCAGATGGCTTGGTGTGGCGGTAAAGGCGCTTGTCTATTTGGAAAAGCATGGAGAGCTCTGTGCCAGCGGATCTATTGCCCGCTCTATTGACTGTGAGGTCACCTTGGTGCGCAGGGTGCTGACGCGACTTGTACAGGCAGAATTAATAGCAGCACGTGAAGGCCGTGAGGGAGGCTATGTGCTTACCCGTTCGGCGGACCATATTACACTTGCCGATATATACCATGCCATTGAAATATGTGATCCGATTTTTCCAGGTATGATGCATGAACCAGAGACGAACCCTTTTTGTGAGGAGCTTGCAACCGCCGTATCCGAAATCGTAGTCGAGAGCGAACGACGTATGCTGGAGGTATGGGAGTCTCATACGCTGGCCTCACTCGCCAAGCGTACAACACTGGTGGTGGGCAGCTGCCCTAGTGAAGGCGAGGATACCAAGGCTTCTTCCAAAGGGGATTAA
- a CDS encoding PadR family transcriptional regulator — protein sequence MNVNIQFKKGVLELCVLVLIGRRDRYGYELAQAVSRHIEVAEGALYPLLRRLVSEGYCTTYLQESTEGPPRKYYRLTDAGSNYTRILTREWNEFVHHVASLLEEGNPDE from the coding sequence ATGAATGTGAACATCCAATTCAAAAAAGGGGTGCTGGAACTGTGCGTTCTTGTATTAATTGGGCGCAGGGACCGTTACGGCTACGAACTGGCTCAGGCCGTCTCCCGTCATATCGAAGTAGCCGAAGGAGCTTTATATCCGCTACTTCGCCGCCTGGTATCAGAGGGATACTGTACAACTTATTTACAGGAATCGACCGAGGGACCCCCCCGTAAATATTATCGGCTGACCGATGCAGGCAGCAATTACACGAGAATACTTACACGGGAATGGAATGAATTTGTCCATCATGTCGCAAGCCTACTGGAGGAAGGAAATCCCGATGAATAG